The following proteins are encoded in a genomic region of Aquella oligotrophica:
- a CDS encoding helix-turn-helix transcriptional regulator — MDILQKNNMADENFFKTYCESAKVLYNSGEKEKVLIKNKNLEIVYISIGYEDTYGVTLESLTGGKLSEEKKIIYEKERITALEQDKIIRDTRQAREFIFIDAYYHISHVYKRPIINPATNNFVGIFVYIHNYVHPNLLKLIYKINGVNSGLSNIKTESLKYKLTKKQNMILFLYLNRFSNSEISEIMTTLGHKISKARVNDHLENLKLIFHARSKNELIEKAVALNYHLLIPRAFLKSGSYEFDSNMIISG, encoded by the coding sequence ATGGATATTTTGCAAAAGAACAATATGGCGGATGAGAATTTTTTCAAGACCTACTGCGAAAGTGCAAAAGTTCTTTATAATAGTGGAGAAAAAGAAAAGGTTCTTATTAAAAATAAAAATCTTGAAATTGTTTATATTTCAATCGGATATGAAGATACTTATGGCGTAACACTTGAGTCCTTAACAGGAGGCAAGCTTTCTGAAGAGAAGAAGATAATCTATGAAAAAGAGAGGATTACTGCACTAGAACAAGATAAGATTATTCGTGATACAAGGCAGGCAAGAGAATTTATTTTTATTGATGCGTATTATCATATAAGTCATGTTTATAAACGTCCAATTATAAATCCGGCTACCAATAATTTTGTTGGAATTTTTGTCTATATTCATAATTACGTTCATCCTAACTTACTAAAGCTAATTTATAAAATTAATGGAGTTAATTCTGGACTTAGCAACATAAAAACTGAATCATTAAAATATAAGTTGACTAAAAAACAAAATATGATACTTTTTCTTTATCTAAATAGATTTTCAAATTCAGAAATTTCTGAAATAATGACCACTTTGGGACACAAAATCTCAAAAGCACGGGTAAATGATCATCTTGAAAATCTCAAACTGATCTTTCATGCTCGTTCAAAAAATGAATTAATCGAAAAAGCAGTCGCTTTAAATTATCACTTATTGATACCAAGAGCCTTCCTCAAATCTGGCAGTTATGAATTTGACAGTAATATGATAATATCAGGTTAA
- a CDS encoding DUF2141 domain-containing protein, whose translation MNKIILFILLLSIKLVSAANLTVTVSNIIDKKGQMIISLYNNKASFPIEGKEYRAIIVYPITAATITTSFNNIPSGTYAVAVIHDEDRDGKISRNDNGEPTEQFGFSNTSKSSFDAAQFFVATENLQININLK comes from the coding sequence ATGAATAAGATAATTTTATTTATTCTGCTACTCTCAATTAAACTAGTTTCTGCTGCTAATCTGACTGTCACAGTCAGTAATATAATAGATAAAAAAGGGCAAATGATCATTAGTTTATACAATAATAAAGCTTCATTTCCGATTGAAGGTAAAGAATACCGTGCAATTATAGTTTACCCAATAACTGCAGCAACTATTACCACCAGCTTTAATAATATTCCATCTGGCACTTACGCTGTCGCTGTAATTCATGATGAAGATCGTGATGGTAAAATTAGCCGGAATGATAATGGCGAACCGACTGAGCAGTTTGGCTTTAGTAATACAAGCAAATCATCTTTTGATGCCGCACAATTTTTCGTCGCAACCGAAAATCTACAAATAAATATTAATTTAAAGTAA
- a CDS encoding reverse transcriptase domain-containing protein, producing the protein MELEPWQFRQFATGIVQGALKLILEPIFEADFQDGSFGYRPKRTAQAAVDRVAVAIVKEHTKVIDIDLKAYFNNVRHHILLEKIAKRMEDTDFLKI; encoded by the coding sequence ATGGAACTAGAACCTTGGCAATTTCGGCAGTTCGCGACAGGGATAGTACAAGGAGCGCTTAAACTGATATTGGAACCTATATTCGAAGCTGATTTCCAGGACGGTTCATTTGGATACAGACCTAAACGAACTGCTCAGGCGGCAGTAGATAGAGTGGCGGTAGCAATAGTTAAGGAACACACAAAGGTCATTGATATTGATCTGAAAGCGTATTTTAACAATGTACGACATCATATTCTATTAGAGAAGATAGCTAAACGCATGGAGGATACTGATTTTTTAAAGATTTAA